One Pseudomonas syringae CC1557 genomic window, GAAGTGCTCAGCACTGATGTGTCACTCATGGTGGCTGATGTGTCGACCTGACGCACGCCGAGGCCATTCTTCTTGACGATCTTGCGGTCGCCCAGCTTTTTGAAATCCTTGTAGCCGGCACTCTGCTGCGCAAGTATTCCGGTCACCAGGCCATCCAGCACCACACCGTCATTGTCGCTGGCCTGAACGCCCATCGGGATCGGCGTTTCGGTAACGATCAGCACACGTTTGTCGGTGGCATTGGTGTACAACGCCCCCGATACGCCCTGTGCCTTGGCCTTTGCGTCAATCTCGGGCATTTCGCCCTGCACATAGCCAGCGGGCACTGTAAACGCCAGTTTTCCGCCCAGCAACGAAACCTTCTGCGCCGCAACGGCGGGCGCAGCAGCCTGTGGCTTGGTGGCGGCCTGGACGCTGATCATGCTCTGGCAGGCAGCCAGCGCGACGCACACTACAATTGCCTTGAAACCGAAAGAGCGCATGAAAATTCCTTTTTGACGGGTAATGACTGCCGTATGGGAGTGCCCAGAGACAAAGAAAGTGCCATAAAAAACGGCCAGCCCGATCACTCCGGCTGGCCGTTCTTGTATAGCGTGTAGCTTATTCAGCAACCTGCAATTTGCGCGATTCGGTGTACACGTAGCGGACCTTCTCGTACTCGAACGGCGAGTTCAACTGGCCATAGCGGAAGCTGGTCACGTAACGACGATCAATCGCACGCAGTACGGTGATTTCCGGATGGTCGCTGCTGACTTCGGCAACGTTCAGGAAGTTGATCTGGTTTTCAGCCGTGTAGTCAAACAGCATGCCGCCGGTATCGCGCAGGTTCGACGGACCGAACAATGGCAACACCAGGTAAGGGCCGGCAGGCACACCATAAAAGCCCAGTGTCTGGCCGAAGTCTTCGCTTTGGCGCGGCAAACCCATCATGGTGGCCGGGTCCCAGAGGCCGGCGACACCGATGGTGGTGTTGAGCAGCAGGCGACCGGTGATGTCCAGCGAGCGCTCGCCCTTGAACTGCAGCAGGCTGTTCAACAGGTTGGAGACGTCGCCCAGGTTGCTGAAGAAGTTGCTGACACCGCTGCGCACGAAGCCTGGCGTCACATAACGATAGCCATTCACGGCAGGTAGAAACACCCACTCGTCAAAGCGGTAGTTGAAGTGATAGACCCGGCGGTTCCACGACTCCAGAGGGTCGTAGACTTCCAGTGCGTTGATGGAAGCGCGCTCGAATTCGCGCTGATCCAGCCCCGGGTTGAACTGCAGCGACTTCAGTGGCTGAGTGAAACCATCTGCGTCAGTCTGGCGAGCCACGGTGGCGGGGTGCTGAGCCTTGTTGCTGGTGTCCGCGTCAGCGGCCTGAGCTGTGCCTGCACAGAGCAGGGCGGCAAGGAGTAAAAGACGTTTAGCCACGGAAAAACTCCAGCATGGCGTCGGTGTTGACGCGGTAATTAAGGTTGCCGCAATGACCACCGTAAGGATAAACGGTCAGGCGATCGCCAAAGGTCTTGCGCAGAAAGCCCAGATCGCCGGAGCCCAGAATCACATCATCAGCGTTGTGCATGACGGAGATCTTGGTGTTGTTGTGCAGGTAATCCTTGAGTGCATAAAGACTGACTTGATCCACCAGTTGCAGCAGGCTGCCACCGTCAGTGCGTGCACGCCACATCGGGATGACCTGTTCGGTCAGGTAGCAATCGAAGTCGCATTGCAGGGCACGCTTGAGGAACGGCGTAAGGCTGGTGCCTTCGGAGATCGGAAATTTCGGCGGCGTGATCAGACCACGGCGGGTGATCAGGTCGGAGGTAAACGCGATGTCGGCCGACGAGAAGCGGAACGACGTACCGATCAGCATTGCCATCTGTTCGTTGGTCAGGTGCTGCTTGGACTGCTGGAAGTCGAACAGCAATGCGTCATTGAGGTCGATGTAGCCTTTTTGCCGGAAGTAACGGGTCAGCTTGGCCAGCACCAGTTCATAGAACGTGGTGGTGTTGTTGATGCCCTTGACGTTGGTCTGCACCAGTTTGTCCAGGTTGCTGATCGACGTGTAGAGGTTGACCGGTGGGTTGAGCAGCAGCACCTTCTTGAAGTTGAAGCTGCGACGGGTTTCGTCAAGCTTGCTGACGAATGCCGCATTCAGTGCGCCAAGACTGTAGCCGGTCAGGTAATACTCGGTCACTGGTAACTGCGCTTGCTGGGCACGAATGGCCTGCATGACCCGGTACAGGTCTTCAGCGTCTTCCGTGGACACACCCGGGGTTGCAAAGCGCGAAGCCGAGCTCATGAAGTCGTAGCTGGTAGGCGAGGACAACTGCACGACGTGATAACCCGCGCCGTAATACAGCTTTTTCAGGAATTCGTTGATAGTGCTGTTGTAAGGCGCGCCGGTACCGGCAATCAGGAAGATCAGCGGTGCTGCGTGATCCTGTTTCGCCAGGCGGTAGTGCAACTTCTTCACTGCCCAGAAGTTGTCCGGCAGGGTGAACTCGCGCTCGGGGTGCAGGTTCAGGGTGTACACATCCTGATCGATGTCTTCATCGTCAGGCAGATCGGGCCGCAGATCGGGCGGCGTTGTCGCAATGGTCGCTTCAAACGGATTAGTCAGCGGATAGCCATAGGTGGCTGGGTCGACATTGGTCGCCAGAGCGGACGCACTTAAACACAGGCCACCTATAACGGTAGCGAAGCGCAGAAAACGGAGCATGACTAAATCCCTTGGGAAAGAAGTGCTGATGAGATACGCAGGCTATGACCAAGGTGTAGTGCCAAAGTGCCGCATCCACCGGTTAACCGTGTAAATATGACGGAACAATACACGGTCCGGGGATTTTTCAATGCAGATATGCGGTTTATTTTTCGCGTGCTGCCTGAACGGCCGGCTGTAATCACCCAGGCGTGGGGGAATGATCACCGCTACACCCTGGCCACGAGCCAGGTTTCAGGGCCGGAAAACACAAAGGAGAGCCGTAGCTCTCCTCCAATGCGTTTCACTTGCTCTTTTTATTGTTATAGGGCGGCCTGTTATTGTTGTTGGCGACCAGTCCCTTTACAGCGTTGTTGGGCGACCCTATTCAGGGTCAAGAGCAAACGTATTTTTTTGAGCGCTGACTTACTTCAATCATCTGGCTGCACACCATCATGATCCAACCGGCTCCGGAGCTACCTTCGGGTAGTTTTGTTGTTCTCTGTCCGATTGCGAGGCCTTTCATCGAAAGGTCTCTGTGAAGCTGATCCACTCCAAAAAAATCTGTTAGCTACGTCTCTGTCCGTGTTGTTCTTGTTGTATCAGAGCCGTTACGTATTGTTTTTATGGGTGCTGCGTCACTTGTTGTTTTTGTTGTACATGAGACATAGCAGAAGCCGTGCCAGTTTTTATAAATCCTTTAAAAACAAAGACTTGTACGGAGTGGCGAAATCTTCATGCATGCAGCGCCGTAAAAAACGTTTCCGTGTTACCCGTTCGGGCTTGTCGTTGCCACGTCGCGGTAACACATACTGTTTCCTTAGCAGATCAAGCCGTGCGCGACGTTTTCTCGCCAGCGTCGTCGCTGATAGCTTGATGTTGTCGTTCTCCGTTGCCTCAGTGTCGCAGCCAGAGCATGGCTTTTTGCTCGGCAGGTTGATGATCAATGTGGCGTTGCTGTGCGTGCCATTACGCGCGGCAGCGATCAAAGCGTGCAGGGCTCAGCATGCCCGAGGCCGGGCGCGGATGCGGTCTTGAGAACAACGTTAACCCTGTCCGACAACCGTCGGTGCAGACTTCCGGGGAAGTGACGATGATGATGCGAAAACTACTGGGGGCGGGTGCCGCTCTGGTACTTGCTGTCAGCTCCACGCTGGCGATTGCCGAAACCAAGAGCCTGACCATTGGTTATGTAGAAGGCTGGTCCGACAGTGTCGCCACTACCTACGTGGCTTCCGAAGTGATCAAGCAAAAGCTCGGCTATGAGGTCAAGTTGCAGTCTATTGCGGCCGGGATCATGTGGCAGGCGGTTGCAACCGACAAGCTGGACCTGATGCTGTCCGCCTGGCTTCCGGGTACTCATGGCGAGTACTACGCCAAGTACAAGGATCAGGTCGTCAATTACGGCCCCAACTTCAAGGACGCCAAGATTGGCCTGATCGTGCCTGAATACGTGAAAGCCAAAAGCATTGAAGACCTCAAGACCGATGATTCCTTCAACAAGAAGATCACCGGGATCGATGCCGGTTCGGGCGTGATGCTCAAGACCGATCAGGCCATCAAGGATTACGCGCTGGACGGCTACAAACTGCAGGCCAGTTCCGGCGCGGGCATGATTGCCGAGCTTACCCGTGCCGAGAAGGCCAAGAAAGCCATTGTGGTTACCGGTTGGGTGCCGCACTGGATGTTCGCCAAGTGGAAGCTGCGCTTTCTGGACGATCCCAAAGGCGTCTATGGCGCTGCGGAAACCGTCGACAACATTGGCAGCCTGAGCCTGGAGAAAAAAGCGCCGGACGTCGTGGCTTTCCTGAAAAAATTCCAGTGGGCTTCCAAGGATGAGATCGGAGAAGTGATGCTGGCTATTCAGGACGGCGCAAAGCCTGAAGCGGCAGCCAAGGATTGGGTGGCCAAACACCCGGACCGTGTCGCTGCGTGGACTGCTAAATAGTTTCAAAGCGCTCTGCAATGACCTTCTCAAGGCCATCTGGTGTTATCGCCAGATGGCCTTTTGCTTTTCTGACCACACGTATTTTCTACGCGACCGACTGCCGGTCGGACGACATCGTGTGATTACCGCAATCTACGGCTAATGTCGTTCTAATACTAAGGTCGTCTGGAGTGCGCGCCGGACCCGACTAAAGTGCGTTACGTGACATCTCATCTGTGCTGCGAGGACAAAAACAATGAACGACAGCATTTACCTCTCGATTCAAAACAGCCCCCGTTTCAAGGAGCTGGTATCCAAAAGAGAGCGTTTCGCCTGGATTCTTTCGGCGATCATGCTTGGGCTGTATGCAGCCTTTATTCTTTTGATTGCTTATGGCCCCCATATTCTGGGTGCCAAACTAAGTCCCACGTCGACCATTACCTGGGGAATGCCGATAGGCGTAGGGCTGATCCTTTCAGCGTTCGTGCTAACCGCTATCTATGTTCGTCGCGCAAACGGCGAATTCGATGACTTGAACAACGCGATCCTGAAGGAGGCTCAGCAATGATCCGGCGCCTATCCGCAACACTTGGCCTGGCCGCATTCGCTCCGACCCTCTGGGCGGCAGACGCGTTGACTGGCGCAGTACAGAAACAACCGCTCAACGTTGCTGCGATCATCATGTTCGTCATATTCGTTGCCTTTACACTGTGCATTACTTACTGGGCTTCGAAAAAGAACAAGACGGCATCTGACTACTACTCGGCGGGCGGCAAGATCACCGGCTTTCAGAATGGTCTGGCGATTGCTGGTGATTACATGTCGGCGGCATCCTTTCTGGGTATTTCCGCACTGGTCTACACCTCTGGCTACGACGGCCTGATCTACTCGATCGGCTTCCTGGTCGGTTGGCCGATCATTCTGTTCCTCATCGCCGAACGTCTGCGCAACCTGGGTAAATACACCTTCGCCGACGTGGCGTCGTACCGCCTCAAGCAAAAAGAGATTCGCACCCTGTCTGCCTGCGGTTCGCTGGTGGTGGTGGCGTTTTACCTGATTGCGCAGATGGTCGGTGCCGGCAAACTGATCCAGTTGCTGTTTGGTCTGGACTACACCGTTGCGGTGGTGCTGGTCGGTATCCTGATGTGCCTCTATGTGTTGTTCGGCGGCATGCTGGCCACCACCTGGGTGCAGATCATCAAGGCGGTCATGCTGCTGTCCGGTGCATCGTTCATGGCGCTGATGGTCATGAAGCACGTCAACTTCGACTTCAACACTCTGTTCTCCGAGGCGATCAAGGTTCACCCTAAAGGTGAAGCGATCATGAGCCCCGGCGGTCTGGTGAAAGATCCGATCTCTGCGTTCTCGCTGGGCCTGGCGCTGATGTTCGGTACGGCCGGTCTGCCACACATCCTCATGCGCTTCTTCACTGTGAGCGATGCCAAGGAAGCCCGTAAATCAGTGTTGTATGCCACTGGCTTCATCGGCTACTTCTACATCCTGACCTTCATCATCGGTTTTGGCGCGATCCTGCTGGTGAGCACCAACCCGGCGTTCAAGGACGCAGCAGGTGCCTTGCTGGGCGGTAACAACATGGCGGCGATTCACCTCGCCGACGCAGTGGGTGGCAGCCTGTTCCTGGGCTTCATTTCGGCAGTGGCCTTCGCCACCATCCTTGCGGTGGTTGCCGGTCTGACCCTGGCCGGTGCTTCGGCGGTCTCGCATGACCTTTACGCCAGCGTGATCAAGGAAGGCAAGGCCAATGAGAAGGACGAGATCCGCATCTCGAAAATGACCACCATCGCGCTGGCAGTCGTGGCGATCCTGTTAGGCATCGCTTTTGAAAGTCAGAACATCGCGTTCATGGTAGGTCTGGCGTTCTCGGTTGCGGCCAGCTGTAACTTCCCGATCCTGCTGCTTTCCATGTACTGGAAAAACCTGACCACCCGTGGCGCCATGATTGGCGGCTGGATGGGCTTGATCAGCGCTGTGGTGCTGATGGTGCTGGGTCCGACCATCTGGGTGCAGATACTGCATCACGAGAAAGCCATCTTCCCTTACGAATACCCGGCGCTGTTCTCGATCGCCATCGCATTCGTGGGTATCTGGTTCTTCTCCATCACCGACAAGTCGAAAGCGGCCGAGGGCGAGCGCGCCTTGTTCTACCCGCAGTTCGTCCGGTCGCAAACAGGGCTGGGTGCCAGCGGTGCGGTTTCGCACTAAACATCGCAGGTAATGAAAGAAGCAGCCTTCGGGCTGCTTTTTCATGGGCCATAAAAAAGCCCCGCCTGTGAAAGCGGGGCTCTAGTCTGCTGCCTGAGGTAGCCGGTTATATCTTGCCGAGCAACACCAGAATCAGCAGGATCACCAGGATCGTACCGATGATGCCCGACGGACCGTAGCCCCAGCTGCGCGAGTGCGGGAATACTGGCAGACCGCCGACCAGCAGCAGAATCAGAACGATGATAAGAATAGTGCCGATGCCCATAGTGAGTTCCCTCTTTTAATTACAGTTGGATAGCAAGTGCCGATAAATTTTCGCACCGGAAGGTGGTGTGTTTATCTGCTTGAATCATCCGACTGCCACCGTTCAGGAAAGGTTCGGCCTATTTTCAATAATTCCTTACAAATTTTAAAAACCATTAAAATCATGGGCTTGATGAGGTTTTGTCCGACAATAAAACGATTTTATTGGCAAGTAATGGGTTAAATAGTCTTAAAAACAATTGAACTTAAAGGCGTTTAACATTTCGTTTGCAAGCGCGTGTGACGTAATTTCCTGATGACGGGTCCGGCTGGGGGCATGCAGATGTTTTATCGAGTAGCGGCGGATGCGGTAGTGGCGTTCCATTTGCTGTTTATTGTGTTCGTACTCGTCGGCGGTCTGTGGGTACTGAGACGGCCCTGGCTGGCCTTGCTGCACGTTCCCGCGATCATCTGGGGCGCCGTAGTCGAGTTTCTGCATCTGTATTGTCCGCTGACCCCGCTGGAAAACGCATTGCGCAGCAAGGCTGGCGAGCAGGGCTATGAAGGCGGCTTCGTCGAGCACTATCTGATTCCTCTGATTTATCCCGCAGGGCTGACGCCAGGCATACAGCTCTGGCTGGGCGGCGTCGTTCTGTTGATCAATGCGCTGGTATACGGCGTGTTGTTGGTGCGCTGTGTGGCTTGGGTCAGGCGGTCATGAGTCTGCAGGTTTGTTCCAGGCATTCAGCACCTTGATGGTGGAGTTATCAGGTCTCTACTGTGATTACACTCAGCCGACTCCTGCACTTCACAAGGCATTCGGCTATGCAAAACCGCATCATGATTACTGGCGCCGGCTCAGGTCTGGGTCGTGAAATTGCCTTGCGCTGGGCTCGCGAAGGGTGGCGGCTGGCGTTGTCGGACGTTAACGATGTGGGTCTGCAGGAAACCATAAGGCTGGTACGTGAGGCGGGCGGTGATGGCTTCGTTCTGCGTTGCGACGTGCGCGATTACAGCCAGCTCACCGCCTTTGCGCAGGCGTGCGACGAGCGCTTCGGCGGTATCGACGTGATCGTCAATAATGCGGGTGTGGCGTCGGGCGGTTTCTTCAACGAGTTGTCACTGGAAGACTGGGACTGGCAGATCGCGATCAACCTGATGGGTGTGGTCAAAGGCTGCAAGGCGTTCCTGCCGATGCTGCTGGCCAGCAAGGGCAAGATCGTCAACATCGCTTCGATGGCCGCGTTGATGCAGGCACCGGCGATGAGCAACTACAACGTCGCCAAGGCCGGGGTAGTGGCGCTTTCCGAGAGCCTGCTGGTTGAATTGAGTGATCAGGATGTGAGCGTGCATGTGGTCTGCCCGTCATTCTTTCAGACCAACCTGCTGGACTCATTCCGCGGTCCGACCCCGGCGATGAAAGCGCAGATCGGCAGACTGCTGGAGAAATCGCCGATCAGCGCCGCAGACATTGCCGACTACATTTTCAGACAGGTTGCCCAGGGCGAGTTCATGATCCTGCCTCACGAAGAAGGCCGGATGGCGTGGGAAATGAAGCGTAAACAGCCACAGGCAATGTACGAGGAAATGACCGTCATGTGCGCCAAGATGCGCGCGAAGGCCCAGAAAGGGCATTCTTGACGCCCGGCATAGGCAACGTAGTCGGGATTATCGTTCCGAACGCTCCAGCGTGTGAACACGCGGTTTTCTGGTAGGGTTGCGCGCATCTTTCAGCTCTATCGCGAGAACCTTTTATGCTCAATTACCTGTGGTTCTTTCTCGCCGCCCTGTTCGAGATATTCGGCTGCTATGCCTTCTGGCTGTGGCTGCGCCAAGGCAAGAGCGCCTTGTGGGTGATCCCGGCGTTGATCAGTCTTACAGTCTTCGCACTGTTACTGACACGAGTCGAAGCGGCGTATGCCGGGCGTGCCTATGCGGCGTATGGCGGGATTTACATCGTGGCGTCGATTGCCTGGCTGGGGCTGGTCGAACGAGTCAGGCCGCTGGGCAGCGACTGGCTGGGCCTGGCTTTCTGCGTCATTGGCGCGACCATTATTCTGCTGGGTCCACGCTGGTCAGCACCTTGAAATCTCAACGGCGAACAAGGCTTTTCCTACAGATTTGGCTTGAAAGTAAGATGTTGCCTTCAGTGGTTTCCGATGCCCTTGAAGGACATTACTGATTTGCCACCACCACGTTGAAGCCCCCGAACGTGCAGTGCACCCTGCCTTCTTTTACGCAAGGCGAGGGTAGGACGATGCTGGTACTGACAAGGGAAATTGGCGAGACATTTTCGATCGGTGACGACATCACCGTGCAGATTCTAGGAATAAACGGCAATCAGGTCAGACTCGGAATCAATGCGCCCAAAGACATCAAGGTTCACCGTGCCGAGGTCTACAAGCGAATTGCCAGGATGCTGTCACAGCAGGCGCCAACCCCTCCCCAATAAACAGCACCGATGACGTTCAGTCAGTGCTTATTCAAAGAATTCTTTAGGCACATCGTGCTTGAGCATCAACTGGCATTGCTGACTCTCCAGGTCGAAAAAGATGACTGCCTGACCCTTGGTCAGCGCATGCCGCACGCGTAGCACCCGGGTTTGCAGCGGCGTTTCGTCGCCGTTGTCAGTGCCCTCGCGGGTGACAAAGTCCTCGATCAGGCGGGTAAGGGTGTCGGGTTCCAGTTGATCGTAGGGGATAAGCATGGCGGTTCTCTTGTCGATGAGCGGCGATGATAGAACTGCGGTGCCAGGCACCGCAATTCAATTCACCGGACCTCAACTCTCTTCGCGATTCTGCCCGATCAGACTGTCGACCGGCGGCACGCGGGTATCAGATTCCATCTGCGCGTCATGCTCGAGCTGATGGCTGAACCGCTCCAGTGATGACTGCGCCGGTTTGGCATCGCTGGCGAACACCGGCGGGCTGAGGATGTACGCGCCAAGCAACTTGCTGAGCGCCGCCAGGCTGTCGATGTGGGTGCGCTCGTAGCCATGAGTCGCGTCGCAACCAAATGCCAGCAGGGCGGTACGAATATCGTGCCCCGACGTCACCGCAGAATGCGCATCACTGTAGTAGTAGCGAAACAGATCGCGCCGCACCGGCAGTTCGTTCTCCACGCCCAGACGCAGCAGATGACGGGACAGGTGATAGTCGTAAGGACCTCCGGAATCCTGCATGGCCACGCTGACCGCGTGCTCGCTGGAGTGCTGGCCCGGTGCGACTGGCGCGATATCGATACCGACGAATTCGCTGACGTCCCAAGGCAGCACGCCCGCTGCACCCGTACCGGTTTCTTCGGTGATGGTGAACAGCGGGTGGCAGTCGATCAACGGCTCGGCACCACTTTCGACAATCGACTTGAGCGCCGCCAGCAGTGCCGCTACGCCAGCTTTGTCGTCCAGGTGGCGAGCACTGATGTGACCGCTTTCAGTGAATTCCGGCAGTGGATCGAATGCGACGAAGTCACCAATACCGATGCCCAGCGATTCACAGTCGGCGCGCGTGGTGCAATAAGCGTCCAGGCGCAGTTCGATATGGTCCCAACTGATCGGCATTTCATCCACGGCGGTATTGAATGCATGACCAGAAGCCATCAGCGGCAGGACGCTACCACGGATCACGCCGGTGTCCGTGAACACGCTAACCCGGCTGCCTTCGGCAAACCGGCTGGACCAGCAGCCGACTGCGGCAAGTGCCAGTCGGCCATTTTCCTTGACTTCGCGAACGCTGGCGCCAATGGTGTCCAGGTGCGCCGAAACAGCGCGGTCTGGGCTGTTCTGTTTGCCCTTGAGCGTGGCGCGAATCGTGCCGCGGCGGGTCAGTTCGAACGGAATGCCCAGTTCTTCCAGACGCTCAGCCACGTAGCGCACGATGGTGTCAGTGAAGCCCGTGGGGCTCGGGATCGCGAGCATTTCCAACAGAACTTTCTGCAGGTACTTCAGATCCGGATCGGGAATGTTTGCAGGGGTCATGAATGCTCCTTATGGAGCAGTTGCAAGCCACAGGCTGCAAGGGTTGGGTACTCCCCGCTTGCAGCCTGATACTCGCAGCTGCGATCAGATATGCACAGGCAGGCTGTGCGGAAACAGCAGATCGACGAAGCGTTCGGCAGTGGGTTGCGGTTCGTGGTTGGCCAGCCCGACACGCTCATTGGCTTCGATGAACACATACTCTGGCTGATCGGCGGCAGGCACCATCAGGTCCAGGCCGACCACCGGAATGTCCAGCGCTCGCGCCGCACGTACGGCCGCATCGCGAAGCACCGGGTGCAGAATGGCCGTGACATCTTCCAGGCAACCACCGGTGTGCAGATTGGCCGCGCGTCTTACCGCCAGGCGCTGATCCATCGGCAGGATGTCGGCGTAGTCATAACCCGCCTCACGCACGGTGCGCTCGGTTTCCTGGTCCATAGGGATGCGGCTTTCGCCATCGGTTGCCGCAGCACGACGACGACTTTGCGCTTCGATCAATTGCTTGATGGTGTGACGGCCATCGCCAATGATTTCCGCCGGGCGACGTATCGCTGCGGCCACCACCTGAAAGCCGATCACGACAATGCGCAGATCCAGGCCTTCGTGGAAGCTTTCCAGAATCACCCGGCTGTCGAACTGACGAGCCTGTTCGATAGCACTCTGCACGTCTTCAATTGTGCGCAGATCCACGGCAACACCCTGGCCTTGCTCGCCGTCCAGCGGCTTGACCACGACTTGCCGATGTTCTTCCAGAAACGCGAGATTGTCTGCCTCGTCGCCTGCCCGTTGTTGCGCAGGCAGACGCAGCCCGGCTGCTTTCAGCGCACGATGGGTCAGGCTTTTGTCCTGACACAGCGTCATGCTGACTGCGCTGGTCAGGTCGCTCAACGATTCCCGGCAGCGAATACGACGGCCGCCGTAGCTGAGGGTAAACAGCCCGGCATCGGCATCGTCGACTTGCACGTCGATACCGCGACGATGGGCTTCTTCAACGATGATCCGCGCATACGGATTGAAATCCGCCTGCGGACCAGGACCGAGGAACAGTGATTCGTTGATACCGTTCTTGCGCTTGATGGCGAAGGTCGGCAGGTTGCGAAAATTCAGCTTGGCGTACAGCGCCTTGGCCTGTTCGTTGTCATGCAGCACCGACAGATCAAGGTAGCTCAGACCGCGACTCATGAAATGCTCGATCAGATGGCGAACCAGCACTTCACCGACGCCCGGACGCGTACATTGCGGATCAACCGCCAGGCACCACAAGCTGCTGCCTTTTTCCGGGTCGTTGAACGCTTTTTGATGGTTCAGGCCCATGACGCTGCCGATGATCGTATTGCTGCCTTCGTCCTCGGCCACCCAATACACCGGGCCACCCTGATGACGTGGTGTCAGCAGGGTAGGGTCGATAGGCAGCATGCCGCGCGCCACGTACAGGTTGTTGATCGCCTGCCAGTCGGTTGCGTTATGGGCACGGCGAATGCGATAGCCACGGAACACGCGCTGGGCAGGGCGATAGTCACTGAACCACAGGCGCAGCGTGTCTGACGGGTCGAGAAACAACTGTTGCGGCGATTGCGCCAGCACTTGCTGTGGCGCTGCCACGTACAAGGCGATGTCGCGCTCACCGGGTTTCTCGTTCAGCAGGTCCTGTGCCAGCGCTGCCGGATCAGGGTAAGTGTGACCGATCAGCAAGCGCCCCCAGCCACA contains:
- a CDS encoding polyribonucleotide nucleotidyltransferase; translated protein: MRSFGFKAIVVCVALAACQSMISVQAATKPQAAAPAVAAQKVSLLGGKLAFTVPAGYVQGEMPEIDAKAKAQGVSGALYTNATDKRVLIVTETPIPMGVQASDNDGVVLDGLVTGILAQQSAGYKDFKKLGDRKIVKKNGLGVRQVDTSATMSDTSVLSTSIVTASGSRAAVLNVVSNAKNPKEHAALVKTVIGQ
- a CDS encoding SDR family oxidoreductase, with protein sequence MQNRIMITGAGSGLGREIALRWAREGWRLALSDVNDVGLQETIRLVREAGGDGFVLRCDVRDYSQLTAFAQACDERFGGIDVIVNNAGVASGGFFNELSLEDWDWQIAINLMGVVKGCKAFLPMLLASKGKIVNIASMAALMQAPAMSNYNVAKAGVVALSESLLVELSDQDVSVHVVCPSFFQTNLLDSFRGPTPAMKAQIGRLLEKSPISAADIADYIFRQVAQGEFMILPHEEGRMAWEMKRKQPQAMYEEMTVMCAKMRAKAQKGHS
- the csrA gene encoding carbon storage regulator CsrA produces the protein MLVLTREIGETFSIGDDITVQILGINGNQVRLGINAPKDIKVHRAEVYKRIARMLSQQAPTPPQ
- a CDS encoding glycine betaine ABC transporter substrate-binding protein, producing MMMRKLLGAGAALVLAVSSTLAIAETKSLTIGYVEGWSDSVATTYVASEVIKQKLGYEVKLQSIAAGIMWQAVATDKLDLMLSAWLPGTHGEYYAKYKDQVVNYGPNFKDAKIGLIVPEYVKAKSIEDLKTDDSFNKKITGIDAGSGVMLKTDQAIKDYALDGYKLQASSGAGMIAELTRAEKAKKAIVVTGWVPHWMFAKWKLRFLDDPKGVYGAAETVDNIGSLSLEKKAPDVVAFLKKFQWASKDEIGEVMLAIQDGAKPEAAAKDWVAKHPDRVAAWTAK
- a CDS encoding cation acetate symporter; the protein is MIRRLSATLGLAAFAPTLWAADALTGAVQKQPLNVAAIIMFVIFVAFTLCITYWASKKNKTASDYYSAGGKITGFQNGLAIAGDYMSAASFLGISALVYTSGYDGLIYSIGFLVGWPIILFLIAERLRNLGKYTFADVASYRLKQKEIRTLSACGSLVVVAFYLIAQMVGAGKLIQLLFGLDYTVAVVLVGILMCLYVLFGGMLATTWVQIIKAVMLLSGASFMALMVMKHVNFDFNTLFSEAIKVHPKGEAIMSPGGLVKDPISAFSLGLALMFGTAGLPHILMRFFTVSDAKEARKSVLYATGFIGYFYILTFIIGFGAILLVSTNPAFKDAAGALLGGNNMAAIHLADAVGGSLFLGFISAVAFATILAVVAGLTLAGASAVSHDLYASVIKEGKANEKDEIRISKMTTIALAVVAILLGIAFESQNIAFMVGLAFSVAASCNFPILLLSMYWKNLTTRGAMIGGWMGLISAVVLMVLGPTIWVQILHHEKAIFPYEYPALFSIAIAFVGIWFFSITDKSKAAEGERALFYPQFVRSQTGLGASGAVSH
- a CDS encoding DUF2784 domain-containing protein, with amino-acid sequence MFYRVAADAVVAFHLLFIVFVLVGGLWVLRRPWLALLHVPAIIWGAVVEFLHLYCPLTPLENALRSKAGEQGYEGGFVEHYLIPLIYPAGLTPGIQLWLGGVVLLINALVYGVLLVRCVAWVRRS
- a CDS encoding DUF485 domain-containing protein codes for the protein MNDSIYLSIQNSPRFKELVSKRERFAWILSAIMLGLYAAFILLIAYGPHILGAKLSPTSTITWGMPIGVGLILSAFVLTAIYVRRANGEFDDLNNAILKEAQQ
- a CDS encoding serine/threonine protein kinase, which codes for MLRFLRFATVIGGLCLSASALATNVDPATYGYPLTNPFEATIATTPPDLRPDLPDDEDIDQDVYTLNLHPEREFTLPDNFWAVKKLHYRLAKQDHAAPLIFLIAGTGAPYNSTINEFLKKLYYGAGYHVVQLSSPTSYDFMSSASRFATPGVSTEDAEDLYRVMQAIRAQQAQLPVTEYYLTGYSLGALNAAFVSKLDETRRSFNFKKVLLLNPPVNLYTSISNLDKLVQTNVKGINNTTTFYELVLAKLTRYFRQKGYIDLNDALLFDFQQSKQHLTNEQMAMLIGTSFRFSSADIAFTSDLITRRGLITPPKFPISEGTSLTPFLKRALQCDFDCYLTEQVIPMWRARTDGGSLLQLVDQVSLYALKDYLHNNTKISVMHNADDVILGSGDLGFLRKTFGDRLTVYPYGGHCGNLNYRVNTDAMLEFFRG
- a CDS encoding MlaA family lipoprotein, translated to MAKRLLLLAALLCAGTAQAADADTSNKAQHPATVARQTDADGFTQPLKSLQFNPGLDQREFERASINALEVYDPLESWNRRVYHFNYRFDEWVFLPAVNGYRYVTPGFVRSGVSNFFSNLGDVSNLLNSLLQFKGERSLDITGRLLLNTTIGVAGLWDPATMMGLPRQSEDFGQTLGFYGVPAGPYLVLPLFGPSNLRDTGGMLFDYTAENQINFLNVAEVSSDHPEITVLRAIDRRYVTSFRYGQLNSPFEYEKVRYVYTESRKLQVAE
- a CDS encoding DUF3309 family protein; the protein is MGIGTILIIVLILLLVGGLPVFPHSRSWGYGPSGIIGTILVILLILVLLGKI
- a CDS encoding YheU family protein, which translates into the protein MLIPYDQLEPDTLTRLIEDFVTREGTDNGDETPLQTRVLRVRHALTKGQAVIFFDLESQQCQLMLKHDVPKEFFE
- a CDS encoding YnfA family protein, translating into MLNYLWFFLAALFEIFGCYAFWLWLRQGKSALWVIPALISLTVFALLLTRVEAAYAGRAYAAYGGIYIVASIAWLGLVERVRPLGSDWLGLAFCVIGATIILLGPRWSAP